One window of Sulfurospirillum sp. 1612 genomic DNA carries:
- a CDS encoding MarR family winged helix-turn-helix transcriptional regulator, translated as MNNTSHVISLIAKIKHKANQIILQELNKNGIHGLVASHGDILIELLNADTPLTMHKLARGIQKDTSNITALVNKLYQQGFVTKECSLKDKRVIYISLTHKGYALQPTFEKISAELLKKVYKNFSEEEKKTLIALLEKMAKHF; from the coding sequence TTGAACAATACAAGCCATGTCATCAGCCTTATCGCCAAGATAAAACATAAAGCCAATCAGATTATTTTACAAGAATTGAACAAAAATGGTATCCACGGCTTGGTAGCCAGTCATGGTGATATTTTGATAGAGCTTTTAAATGCAGATACTCCCCTGACCATGCACAAGCTCGCCCGTGGTATTCAAAAAGACACATCTAACATCACCGCACTGGTTAATAAACTCTATCAGCAAGGCTTTGTTACCAAAGAGTGTTCGCTGAAGGATAAGCGTGTGATTTATATCTCACTCACTCATAAAGGGTATGCCCTACAGCCTACATTTGAGAAAATTTCAGCAGAATTACTCAAAAAAGTCTATAAAAATTTCAGCGAAGAAGAAAAAAAGACACTGATTGCCCTATTGGAAAAAATGGCAAAACATTTTTAA
- a CDS encoding phospholipase D family protein, with protein sequence MAQFLNTSATNYFLEELIKSTNDKLILISPFLKLNNRIKELLEDKNRLKIDMRIVYGKVELKNEEISWLKEITYIRTSFCENLHAKCYMNEKMCIVTSMNLYDFSQVNNNEMGILIKRDEDPDLYKATKEEVNRIIRISDEVRMSIEKVKKEEETTYQKLTTSKLATKHKMKTDELNHKLVELGYLELKSDKFYLTEKGKGVGGIWRPGKFGGYILWNEDMAI encoded by the coding sequence GTGGCACAATTTCTCAATACAAGCGCAACCAACTATTTTTTAGAAGAATTAATCAAATCAACCAATGACAAATTGATTTTAATTAGTCCCTTCTTGAAATTAAATAATAGAATAAAAGAACTATTAGAAGATAAAAATAGGCTAAAAATTGACATGAGGATTGTTTATGGAAAAGTAGAATTAAAAAATGAAGAGATTAGTTGGCTCAAAGAAATTACCTATATACGCACAAGTTTTTGTGAAAATTTACATGCAAAATGTTATATGAATGAAAAGATGTGTATTGTCACGAGTATGAACTTATATGATTTTAGTCAAGTAAACAACAACGAAATGGGTATCTTAATAAAACGTGATGAAGACCCGGACCTCTATAAGGCGACAAAAGAAGAAGTAAATAGGATCATCAGAATCAGCGATGAAGTGAGGATGTCAATAGAAAAAGTAAAAAAAGAAGAGGAAACAACGTACCAAAAATTAACAACATCAAAATTAGCAACGAAACATAAAATGAAAACAGATGAGTTAAATCATAAATTGGTTGAGTTGGGATATCTGGAACTTAAATCTGATAAATTCTATTTGACAGAAAAAGGAAAAGGGGTTGGCGGTATATGGCGACCTGGTAAATTTGGTGGATATATCTTGTGGAATGAAGATATGGCAATATAA
- a CDS encoding HlyD family secretion protein has protein sequence MLKKYGMYLVVAVLFIIALGLIYYKLNPETLAKNLIAGTGKMDGDLIALNTKYPGRLDSVTVHEGQQIKKGDIIATLKSDEYLAKKEALTQNIQAAKKALDATRQEYLIAKDSLPLNVKNAFDALKIAQSRQKSLHDSINTTKAVVAQNKRDLQRVTTLYNKKLIGKQKYELTKLELTHNHNKLLSLEQTLIQTQKNISIAKNTLQQAKYQMKKITALQATLEAAQKKIDALQANKKELQIIIDELTIRSPINGVVIEKIAHPGEVLSSGMIVATLLDPSTLYLKLFIDTMENGKIKVGDKAVIFLDSNPDKPMKATVIRIADKAEFTPKDVSVRSDRIQRVYAVHLKPLKENTLLKIGIPAIGIISTDGKGLPNSLSEIPEI, from the coding sequence GTGTTAAAAAAATATGGAATGTACCTCGTCGTTGCTGTTCTTTTTATCATCGCTTTGGGATTGATTTATTATAAACTCAACCCTGAAACATTAGCCAAGAATCTCATCGCAGGAACGGGCAAGATGGATGGAGACCTTATTGCACTGAACACAAAATACCCTGGACGTCTTGACAGCGTCACGGTTCATGAGGGACAACAGATCAAAAAAGGCGACATCATCGCCACATTAAAAAGTGATGAATATCTCGCTAAAAAAGAGGCATTAACTCAAAATATACAAGCAGCTAAAAAGGCATTAGATGCAACAAGACAAGAGTATCTCATCGCTAAAGATAGTCTTCCATTGAATGTCAAAAATGCGTTCGATGCCCTCAAGATAGCACAATCACGCCAAAAATCCCTGCATGATTCAATCAATACCACCAAAGCCGTCGTAGCGCAAAATAAACGTGATTTACAAAGAGTGACGACGCTTTATAACAAAAAATTGATTGGCAAACAAAAATATGAATTAACCAAACTCGAATTGACGCATAATCACAATAAACTGCTAAGCCTTGAGCAAACACTAATACAAACACAAAAAAATATTTCTATCGCTAAAAATACACTCCAACAAGCGAAGTATCAAATGAAAAAAATCACGGCGCTCCAAGCGACGCTCGAAGCAGCCCAAAAGAAAATCGATGCCCTTCAAGCCAATAAAAAAGAGCTCCAAATCATCATCGATGAACTTACGATTCGATCTCCGATAAATGGTGTCGTCATTGAAAAAATAGCCCATCCAGGAGAAGTTCTCAGTTCGGGAATGATTGTGGCAACCTTACTTGACCCTAGCACATTGTACTTGAAACTTTTTATCGATACCATGGAAAATGGGAAAATCAAAGTGGGCGATAAAGCCGTCATTTTCTTAGATTCAAATCCAGATAAACCCATGAAAGCTACAGTGATACGTATCGCTGATAAGGCAGAATTTACACCAAAAGATGTCAGCGTCAGAAGTGATCGTATTCAAAGAGTCTATGCGGTTCATCTCAAACCATTGAAAGAAAACACTTTGCTAAAAATCGGTATCCCCGCCATCGGTATCATCTCAACTGATGGCAAGGGACTGCCAAATTCACTCAGTGAGATACCGGAAATATAA
- a CDS encoding ABC transporter permease, whose amino-acid sequence MKIFFIILAKELISFMRAIMLVAVVVYAFTVDIYIAGSGIQIKPKNVAVGYVDATGGGISQKILSRLHQPEFVTPKLFLSQHALSNAIFNKKILVGIVFDADFEKNYREGKVAKLNILLDATAASQGLTTLSYLQNIVMDFEKLNIPIAIKSHKLFNQNADNHQFMALTEMLSIITLLIVILTAIAFVKEKEDGTWDIMLLMPVNPKIIILAKSISQVIVVMVGVTLSLGFVVFGTFDTPMNGSFWIFMLFTFAYAFSSAGLGLFVAAVSKNVMQVAQLSIVIMMPLIFLSGAWTPVYAMHPVFQKLSIISPLRYYIEGSESLFYRGTSFIDMMPYFGGVLILGTLLYWYGFQKIGKLF is encoded by the coding sequence ATGAAGATATTTTTTATAATTTTGGCCAAAGAACTCATCAGCTTTATGCGCGCGATTATGCTGGTTGCGGTTGTGGTATATGCCTTTACGGTTGATATTTATATTGCAGGTAGTGGCATACAAATAAAACCCAAAAATGTCGCCGTTGGTTATGTTGATGCTACCGGTGGAGGAATCAGCCAAAAAATTCTCTCAAGACTTCACCAACCTGAATTTGTAACGCCTAAACTTTTTCTCTCCCAACACGCACTCTCAAACGCGATTTTTAATAAAAAAATACTAGTCGGCATCGTTTTTGATGCTGATTTTGAAAAAAACTATCGTGAAGGCAAGGTAGCAAAACTCAATATTTTATTGGATGCGACGGCCGCATCACAAGGTTTGACAACGCTGTCTTATTTACAAAACATCGTCATGGATTTTGAGAAATTAAATATCCCCATCGCAATCAAATCTCATAAATTATTTAACCAAAATGCCGATAACCACCAGTTTATGGCACTCACCGAAATGCTCTCTATCATCACGCTGCTCATCGTAATCTTAACCGCGATTGCCTTTGTCAAAGAGAAAGAAGATGGCACTTGGGATATCATGCTCTTGATGCCTGTCAATCCGAAAATCATCATATTAGCCAAGAGTATCTCACAAGTCATCGTCGTCATGGTGGGAGTAACGCTCTCTCTCGGATTTGTTGTTTTTGGGACTTTTGATACCCCGATGAACGGCTCTTTTTGGATTTTTATGCTCTTTACTTTTGCCTATGCATTTTCAAGTGCGGGATTGGGTCTATTTGTCGCGGCTGTGAGTAAAAATGTCATGCAAGTCGCCCAACTCTCCATCGTCATCATGATGCCACTTATTTTTTTAAGCGGCGCATGGACACCGGTGTATGCCATGCATCCTGTATTTCAAAAACTCTCTATCATCTCTCCACTTCGCTACTATATTGAAGGAAGCGAAAGTTTGTTTTATCGGGGGACTTCATTCATCGATATGATGCCTTATTTTGGCGGTGTCCTTATACTAGGAACGCTTTTGTATTGGTATGGATTCCAAAAAATCGGCAAATTGTTTTAG
- the htpX gene encoding zinc metalloprotease HtpX, giving the protein MEQIKTIGLLTFLTVIFVFVGNYVGGQSGMLIALALAGAMNFYAYYFSDKMVLAHYKGKEVDARSAPGLYKIVQRLSQKANLPMPKIYIIPESAPNAFATGRNPEHAAIAVTEGLLNLLDEREIEGVLAHELSHVKHHDILIGTIAATFAGAISFIANMLQFGAIFGDRERNGNPIMMIIMAIVLPIAAMVIQMSVSRSREYMADEGAARLTQNPQWLQSALLKLESYAKQIPLREATPTTAHMMIINPFSKSNFAMSDLFRTHPSTADRVARLETLKKEFDIKETYQEPHTQSHTSSGYDRRYVRKV; this is encoded by the coding sequence ATGGAACAGATAAAAACAATCGGTCTTTTGACCTTTTTGACAGTTATTTTTGTTTTTGTTGGTAACTATGTTGGTGGACAAAGTGGGATGCTGATCGCTTTAGCACTAGCTGGAGCGATGAATTTTTATGCTTATTATTTCTCAGATAAAATGGTTTTGGCACATTATAAAGGAAAAGAGGTTGATGCGCGCAGTGCACCTGGACTCTATAAAATCGTCCAGAGATTATCACAAAAAGCCAATCTTCCGATGCCAAAAATCTACATTATCCCAGAATCCGCACCCAACGCCTTTGCTACCGGTCGCAATCCTGAGCATGCTGCAATAGCCGTTACTGAGGGTTTGTTGAATCTCTTAGATGAGCGGGAGATTGAGGGTGTTTTAGCCCATGAACTCTCTCACGTCAAGCATCATGATATCCTCATAGGAACCATCGCAGCGACATTTGCAGGGGCTATATCCTTTATCGCCAATATGCTACAATTTGGCGCGATTTTTGGAGATCGTGAGCGAAATGGTAATCCTATCATGATGATTATTATGGCGATTGTTTTGCCCATTGCGGCGATGGTAATCCAGATGAGTGTCAGTCGCAGCAGAGAATACATGGCCGATGAGGGCGCGGCAAGACTCACACAAAACCCGCAATGGCTTCAAAGTGCTCTTTTGAAACTTGAATCTTATGCCAAGCAAATACCCCTAAGAGAAGCGACACCGACAACAGCACACATGATGATTATCAATCCCTTTAGCAAATCAAATTTTGCTATGAGTGATTTGTTTCGTACGCATCCTAGTACTGCTGATAGAGTGGCGAGATTAGAGACATTAAAAAAAGAGTTTGACATCAAAGAAACGTATCAAGAGCCCCACACGCAAAGTCACACCTCATCAGGCTATGATAGAAGATATGTCAGAAAAGTCTAA
- a CDS encoding ATP-binding cassette domain-containing protein, giving the protein MSDLVVRDVSVNYNKVKAISKVSFEANHGEIIGLIGADGAGKSSLMLSIAGVIKFQGSVSFQGAVYHNPKEADKIKSNFGLMPQGIGLVLYDTLSVGEHLEFFANIRNIKQDQKFLEYKKRLLHMSGLTDFVNREAGKLSGGMMQKLSLICTLLHRPKLLILDEPTTGVDPLSRLELWDILDNIRTEEGSIILVSTAYMQEASRMDRVMLFDAGEIIANGTAKALLASIEKNTYEITEGENPEQCIRFDKRSYSLNPLPAKHAQPTLEGLFFINALKQNKTLPEIKMQKREKKQEIPQIVMKADKITKKFGTFIANDSVDIELKRGEILGLLGANGAGKTTFIKMLLGLYRIDGGALWLLGKAIKTQDDRRELKSKIGYVSQHFALYNDMTVKENLIYFANMHKIPFKEALARIKKYAFELGFEPYMDKFPPELPLGVNQRFSIATALLHEPVVLFLDEPTSGVDTIARAQFWKILHRLKELWGISILITTHYMSEAEYCDRIVLLKSGKKIADDTVKNLYQTHPEAQTFEDIFLTYFKAKA; this is encoded by the coding sequence ATGTCTGACTTAGTGGTGCGCGATGTCAGCGTCAATTACAATAAAGTCAAAGCCATTTCAAAAGTCTCATTTGAAGCCAATCACGGTGAGATTATTGGTCTCATCGGAGCCGATGGTGCGGGGAAAAGTTCGCTCATGCTCTCTATCGCCGGAGTCATCAAATTTCAAGGAAGTGTGAGTTTCCAAGGGGCCGTTTATCACAATCCAAAAGAAGCGGATAAAATCAAATCCAACTTTGGACTCATGCCACAGGGAATCGGTCTGGTGTTGTATGACACCTTAAGCGTCGGGGAACATCTGGAGTTTTTTGCAAATATCCGTAATATCAAACAAGACCAAAAATTTCTTGAGTACAAAAAACGTCTCTTGCACATGTCGGGTTTGACCGATTTTGTTAATCGTGAGGCTGGCAAACTGAGTGGCGGGATGATGCAAAAGCTCTCCCTCATCTGCACCCTCTTACATCGTCCGAAACTTTTGATTTTAGATGAACCGACAACCGGAGTCGATCCTTTGAGTCGATTGGAGCTTTGGGATATTTTAGATAACATACGAACAGAAGAAGGCTCTATTATTCTTGTCAGTACCGCTTATATGCAAGAAGCCAGTCGTATGGATCGTGTCATGCTCTTTGATGCCGGTGAAATCATCGCCAATGGGACGGCCAAAGCACTATTGGCTTCGATTGAAAAAAATACTTACGAAATCACAGAGGGTGAAAATCCAGAGCAATGTATTCGCTTTGACAAAAGAAGCTATTCATTAAATCCACTACCGGCCAAACATGCACAGCCGACACTCGAGGGACTCTTTTTTATCAATGCACTCAAACAAAACAAAACACTCCCTGAGATTAAAATGCAAAAAAGAGAGAAAAAACAAGAGATACCTCAAATTGTCATGAAGGCTGATAAAATCACAAAAAAATTCGGCACCTTTATCGCTAATGATTCGGTCGATATCGAACTCAAACGCGGTGAAATCCTCGGACTCTTAGGGGCTAATGGTGCGGGGAAAACGACCTTTATCAAAATGCTCTTAGGACTTTATCGTATCGATGGAGGTGCGCTTTGGTTATTGGGGAAGGCGATTAAAACACAAGATGATAGAAGAGAATTAAAATCAAAAATTGGGTACGTATCACAACATTTTGCACTCTACAATGATATGACCGTCAAAGAAAACCTCATCTACTTTGCCAATATGCATAAAATCCCCTTCAAAGAGGCACTTGCACGTATCAAGAAGTATGCTTTTGAGTTAGGATTCGAGCCCTATATGGACAAGTTTCCCCCAGAACTTCCACTGGGTGTCAATCAAAGATTTTCCATCGCAACCGCTCTGTTGCATGAGCCTGTCGTCTTATTTTTGGATGAACCCACAAGTGGGGTGGATACGATAGCAAGAGCACAATTTTGGAAAATTTTGCACCGACTCAAAGAGCTTTGGGGCATCTCCATCCTCATTACGACGCATTATATGAGTGAGGCTGAATATTGTGATCGGATTGTCCTTCTTAAAAGTGGCAAGAAAATTGCAGATGATACCGTCAAGAATCTCTATCAAACGCATCCTGAGGCGCAAACTTTTGAAGATATCTTTTTAACCTACTTTAAGGCCAAAGCATGA
- a CDS encoding ABC transporter permease — translation MKLRTVQAYMLKEFMELYRTKLIVMVYLLPLMIVILFGYGIRMEVTQARILIIDNDQSQLSRKLTTAFEHTKYFNAQTTFMSENDALKRIKQAKTDVILIIPSSFEKNLYKGLKSELGVFIDAAFPTRASTLESYVQGEILSVAASVTKNLPHQTKGSISLNARSLFNQAMRDEDAIVPGLIGLVLLVAPAILAALLIVKEKEKGTIFNFYASPLSKGEFLLAKILPVFLLHSFNIFILFLVAVYLFDVPFRGNFFLYWFASELYIMISLSIGMLISVITKRQIVAVVLTIIVTILPGFLYSGILMPISSMSGESYFEAHIFPVMYYNHILYDAFLIGQGLASDKILSYLFILLGFLLFFFTSGVMLLKKELK, via the coding sequence ATGAAACTCCGAACCGTGCAAGCTTACATGCTCAAAGAGTTTATGGAACTGTATCGCACTAAATTAATCGTGATGGTTTACTTGTTGCCTTTGATGATTGTCATACTTTTTGGTTATGGTATCCGTATGGAGGTCACCCAAGCGAGAATCCTCATCATCGACAATGATCAAAGCCAACTCTCGCGCAAGCTTACAACCGCCTTTGAACATACAAAATATTTCAACGCGCAGACAACATTCATGAGTGAAAATGATGCCCTAAAGCGCATCAAACAAGCCAAAACAGATGTCATATTAATCATCCCGAGTTCTTTTGAAAAAAACCTCTACAAAGGGCTTAAAAGTGAGCTGGGCGTCTTTATCGATGCGGCCTTTCCGACACGTGCTAGTACACTAGAATCCTACGTACAAGGTGAGATTTTAAGTGTTGCTGCGAGTGTCACAAAAAATTTGCCCCATCAGACAAAAGGCTCAATCTCCTTAAATGCCCGAAGTCTCTTTAATCAAGCCATGCGCGATGAAGATGCCATCGTCCCGGGACTCATCGGTCTGGTACTTCTTGTGGCACCGGCTATTTTGGCCGCTCTTTTGATTGTAAAAGAAAAAGAAAAAGGTACTATTTTTAATTTTTATGCCTCACCATTGAGTAAGGGTGAATTTTTGCTTGCGAAGATATTGCCGGTTTTTTTATTGCACTCTTTTAATATTTTTATCCTTTTTTTAGTGGCGGTGTATCTTTTTGATGTACCCTTCAGGGGCAATTTCTTTCTCTATTGGTTTGCGAGCGAATTGTATATCATGATCAGTTTATCCATCGGCATGCTCATCTCTGTCATCACCAAAAGACAGATTGTCGCTGTCGTTTTGACTATTATTGTGACCATATTGCCGGGTTTTTTATATTCAGGCATTTTGATGCCAATTTCTTCAATGAGTGGAGAATCCTACTTTGAAGCACACATCTTTCCGGTGATGTATTACAATCATATTCTCTATGATGCTTTTTTGATTGGACAAGGATTGGCTTCGGATAAAATATTATCTTATCTTTTCATTTTACTGGGATTTTTGCTTTTCTTCTTTACCAGTGGTGTCATGCTTCTCAAAAAGGAGCTCAAATAA
- a CDS encoding TolC family protein has product MKKLLFILLILSTYALAATLPQIIASSETNPSIQAAQQQAKAYEHLLDVAKSSNYPSLDLSYGGTYLDEKPVVYLPASLGGGTWQMQSQNIYTGAVSLSYPLFSGFAISARIDEAQLKKQRATLKVKDSKRTLYLNIVHLYTQALAMKHIIVSQKEALAATQESYKKVQGFFEEGMCSSSELYRMEAALHQIQSELVNTKNQYKILLRQLSFLANTTIDTVASLPKIGTIAYTKLKSEALQKRPDIQAMKLLVKETQANIRLAKSGYYPHVALFAQVAYGGDTPALNGDGYTNKNKSAAGFKINYNLFSGFKDDHQIEAARKSKLANALMLQSYTDRVKTELYSTYLTYQSLRSQKSSAQARLKAQETYEKLIKEKFENQLSDADVLSRAISSSAMARAFLIQIEAKLYNAYAKLLLEVNNDTFLASLNNQKDQ; this is encoded by the coding sequence GTGAAAAAATTATTATTTATTCTTTTAATACTGAGTACCTATGCCTTAGCAGCAACACTTCCGCAGATTATCGCCTCAAGCGAAACCAATCCATCTATCCAAGCGGCACAGCAACAAGCCAAAGCTTATGAGCATTTGCTTGATGTTGCAAAGTCTTCAAATTATCCCTCTTTAGACCTCTCTTATGGTGGCACATATCTCGATGAAAAACCCGTCGTCTATCTACCTGCTAGTTTAGGCGGGGGAACATGGCAGATGCAATCTCAAAATATATATACCGGTGCGGTGAGTCTCTCTTATCCACTTTTTAGTGGTTTTGCGATTAGTGCTCGTATTGATGAGGCGCAACTCAAAAAACAGCGAGCCACTTTGAAAGTCAAAGATAGTAAGAGAACCCTGTATCTCAATATCGTGCATCTTTATACTCAAGCTCTTGCCATGAAGCACATCATAGTATCACAAAAAGAGGCCTTAGCCGCAACGCAAGAGAGTTACAAAAAAGTACAAGGTTTTTTTGAGGAGGGGATGTGTTCTTCATCAGAACTGTATCGCATGGAAGCAGCCTTGCACCAAATCCAATCAGAACTTGTCAATACGAAAAATCAATACAAAATCCTTTTGCGACAACTCTCATTTCTCGCCAATACCACCATTGATACAGTAGCATCACTACCCAAAATCGGTACCATCGCTTATACTAAGCTCAAAAGCGAAGCACTACAAAAAAGACCTGATATCCAAGCGATGAAACTGCTCGTCAAAGAGACGCAAGCGAACATTCGATTGGCAAAAAGTGGGTATTATCCTCATGTGGCTCTTTTTGCGCAAGTGGCATATGGGGGAGACACTCCCGCGTTAAATGGTGATGGATACACAAATAAAAACAAGAGTGCGGCGGGTTTTAAAATCAACTACAATCTCTTTTCTGGATTTAAAGACGACCATCAAATCGAAGCGGCCAGAAAGAGCAAGCTAGCCAATGCGCTGATGCTCCAATCTTATACCGATCGCGTCAAAACAGAACTCTATAGTACGTATTTGACCTACCAATCATTACGCAGCCAAAAAAGCTCTGCACAAGCGCGACTAAAGGCACAAGAAACCTATGAAAAACTCATAAAAGAAAAATTTGAAAATCAATTGAGTGATGCTGATGTCCTCAGTCGCGCCATCTCATCTTCTGCGATGGCACGAGCTTTTTTGATTCAAATCGAAGCTAAACTTTATAATGCGTATGCAAAATTGTTGCTAGAAGTTAATAATGACACCTTTCTCGCATCATTAAATAATCAAAAGGATCAATAG
- a CDS encoding HD domain-containing phosphohydrolase — MIILKSRLINIILFVVLLIGTLLWIDAYKDKKIYETYHDVITKHTLLLQKNHSREIINTVYYAALNTLSNTYVNFRSNLNQQMNQLDTIPPKTSYQKTCDSVQKIFSNTPHIKYLLYHDKNNIVCGDPTLLEKTPENQDNDNVDLNAGIISVKSIKNNLILKAEIDKKTIHDVTKNLLYHYIHTLKFTNPDTYVWVNEIKNYQGGENYAIRRIHPNLKATEGMHLSTSMQDIKGGFPYKTELEGIRKNGEVFLEYYFKKKTSNAIRHKLSHGKLFEPFDWIIATGVYIDGLNTSINTAERELRKELLLSNISFYFIAALLTLIAILTLYKKERHEIEAKENELKCIHQQKAVKNYQQVLYSMLDLIEKRDTYTAGHTRRVAEYALLLAQELKVPQHDIDILHEAAMMHDIGKVATPDSILLKPGKLTASEYKIIQDHVVCSFEILDSIEAFKPHAAIVINHHERFDGKGYPKGLLGHEMNLLSHILILCDAFDAMTSNRIYKAKKDLPAALDEIRTLSGKQFAPEVVKAALPLFEKCGILPIEQNYLSNQLEEARVVFYYRDSLTNLYNYRYFNHVLEAIKKTGNETFYCSYFVTLKHFSQYNQTYGWLEGDNKLCFIADKLTQFYPKAIIFRMFGDDFLILNPHHTTITKSDLMEQLELKETILDLEIIHTDLTKNHIHNFDEFSKIIQM, encoded by the coding sequence ATGATTATCCTAAAAAGCAGACTCATTAACATTATCTTATTTGTAGTCCTTTTGATTGGTACCCTTTTGTGGATTGATGCATACAAAGATAAAAAAATCTATGAAACCTATCATGATGTGATCACAAAACACACCCTTCTCCTGCAAAAAAATCACTCTAGAGAGATTATTAATACGGTCTATTATGCTGCGCTCAATACACTGAGCAATACTTATGTAAATTTTCGCTCAAATCTCAATCAACAAATGAACCAACTCGATACGATCCCTCCAAAAACATCGTATCAAAAAACTTGTGATAGCGTTCAAAAAATATTTTCAAATACGCCCCATATCAAATACTTACTCTATCATGATAAAAATAATATTGTGTGTGGAGACCCCACACTGCTAGAGAAAACACCTGAAAATCAGGATAATGATAATGTCGATTTGAATGCTGGTATTATTAGCGTCAAATCTATCAAAAATAATCTCATATTAAAAGCAGAAATTGACAAAAAAACCATTCATGATGTTACAAAAAACCTCTTGTACCATTATATTCATACGCTAAAATTTACCAATCCAGATACCTATGTGTGGGTCAATGAAATCAAAAACTATCAAGGTGGAGAAAACTATGCTATTCGGCGTATTCATCCCAACTTGAAAGCAACAGAAGGCATGCACTTATCCACATCGATGCAAGATATAAAAGGGGGATTCCCTTATAAAACAGAATTAGAAGGAATCAGAAAAAATGGCGAGGTGTTTCTAGAATATTATTTCAAGAAAAAAACGTCAAATGCCATCCGACATAAACTCTCTCACGGAAAACTCTTTGAACCTTTTGATTGGATTATCGCAACGGGTGTCTATATTGATGGCTTGAATACATCAATCAATACAGCCGAGAGAGAACTCCGCAAAGAATTACTTCTATCCAATATATCTTTTTATTTTATAGCCGCACTTCTCACACTCATCGCTATTTTGACTTTATATAAAAAAGAGCGTCATGAGATAGAAGCCAAAGAAAATGAGCTCAAATGTATCCACCAACAAAAAGCAGTCAAAAACTATCAGCAAGTTTTATACTCAATGCTGGATTTGATTGAAAAGCGTGATACCTACACAGCAGGTCATACAAGACGCGTCGCTGAATATGCGCTCTTACTAGCACAGGAATTGAAAGTCCCACAGCACGATATCGACATCCTGCATGAAGCAGCGATGATGCATGATATCGGCAAGGTGGCCACTCCAGATTCCATACTTCTAAAGCCTGGAAAACTAACAGCTAGTGAGTATAAAATCATTCAAGACCACGTCGTATGTAGCTTTGAAATACTCGATTCTATCGAAGCATTTAAGCCACATGCGGCTATTGTCATCAATCATCATGAGCGTTTTGATGGCAAAGGCTATCCAAAAGGGCTTCTTGGTCATGAGATGAATCTATTATCGCATATATTGATTTTATGTGATGCCTTTGATGCGATGACAAGCAATAGAATCTATAAGGCCAAAAAAGACCTCCCCGCTGCACTCGATGAGATTCGTACCTTGAGTGGCAAACAATTTGCACCTGAAGTCGTCAAAGCAGCCCTGCCCTTATTTGAAAAGTGTGGGATATTGCCGATTGAGCAAAACTACTTAAGCAACCAACTAGAAGAAGCACGCGTGGTATTTTATTACCGAGATTCTTTAACAAATCTTTACAATTATCGTTATTTTAATCATGTTTTAGAAGCAATCAAAAAAACGGGTAATGAGACATTTTATTGCTCATATTTTGTCACCTTAAAACATTTTAGTCAATATAACCAAACCTATGGCTGGCTAGAAGGAGATAATAAACTCTGTTTTATTGCGGATAAATTAACACAATTTTACCCAAAAGCTATTATTTTTAGAATGTTTGGAGATGATTTTCTCATCCTAAATCCGCACCATACTACTATCACAAAGAGTGATTTGATGGAACAACTTGAACTCAAAGAGACAATTTTGGACCTTGAAATCATACACACGGATCTGACAAAAAATCATATTCATAATTTTGATGAATTTTCGAAAATAATACAGATGTAA